In the Streptomyces sp. NBC_00193 genome, GGTGGTGGACCCGCTCGCGCAGGGCGGCCCGGCCGAGCAGGGCGACGTAGACGGCGCAGGCCGGGTCATCGGCCGACCGGTCGGCGAGCCGCTCGGCGGCCACGGCGATCCGGCGGTCCAGGTCCTCGCGTATCTCCCCGATGATCCGCTCCATAACGGGCAGGGTGGCACGTCGGAGGGGGCGCTGGGGAGGGCCTCGACGAGGCGGCGTCCGCTAGCGTGTCCGAAGCACTGCACGTGCAGTGCATATGCGGCGGTCATACCGGCAGCCACGTCCACACCGTCAGGGACCCACCCATGCGCCAGAACCCCGAGCGCCGCGCCGCGCTGCTCGACGCCGCCATCGAAGTCCTCGCCCGCGAGGGCTCACGGGGGCTGACCCTGCGCGCCGTGGACGCGGAGGCCGGGGTGCCGACCGGCACCGCCTCCAACTACTTCGCCCACCGCGCCCAGCTCCTCGTACAGATCCTGCACCGCACCCGCGAGCGGCTCACCCCCGATCCGGCGGACCTGACGGGCCCCTTCGACACGAAGGTGCTGCTGCACCGGCTCCTGGAGCGCATGCGCCGCGAGCGCAGCGTCCACACCGCGATGCTGGAACTGCGCCTGGAGGCCACCCGGCGGCCCGAACTCCAGGAGGCACTGGCCGGATTCCAGGGCGCCGAACTCGAGGCGAACATCGCCTGGCACCTGGAGGCGGGACTGCCGGGGGACCGGCAGGGCGTGGTCCTGATCTACCTGGCCATGCTCGGGCTGATCGTCGACGACCTGACCGTGCCCGGCCTGCTGGGCCCCCACGACGTGGAGGGGCTCATCGGCACGATGGTCGAGCGCCTCCTCCCGGAAGCCCCCGCCGACTGACTATCGTGCCGGTAGGGCCGGTTCCGGCAGGACCGGCGCCCCCGGCAGGACCGGCTCGCATCGCAGGGATCGCGGGAGGAACCGTGGCAATGGCGGACATCACGAGGCAGGGCGCGGGCGACGGCGCCCGCGGTTGCGACGGCGGCATCCAGTGGCTGGCGGACTGGAGCGCCTGGTACGTCAGCCTCACCTTCGCCCGGGGCATAGGCCCCGAGGAACTGGCCGCCCGGCTCGGCGCCCTGCCGGACCTGCGTCCCGGGCCGCTCGGAGCCATCGACGCCTGGAGCATGGTCACCGAGACGGTGGACGGGGACGGGGTGGCCCGGGTCGGGAGCTGGGGCGGCTGGTCCTTCGCCGTGGAACACGGAGTGCCCGCCGGGGCCCAGCGCCTCGCGGAGGTCTCCCGCTCCGGGGCCGAGGCCGTGTACCTCGACCCGCAGCCCGATCACCCGCCCAAGCAGTTCGCGTACGCCCGGGACGGCGAGCTGGTCTGCTGCTTCGGCATCGGCGAGGAGCACTGGCGTGGCGGCCACCGGCCCGACTTCCTCCTGCCCGAGCTGGTCGAGGCCAAGATCCTCACCCCCGACGGCTGCTACGCCCGCCCCGAGGACGAACCGTCCGGGGAACGTGACCGCCTCACCCTCGCGGTACTGGAACACCGCTTCGCGCTGTCCCTGCCCCGCCGCCTCGTCGAGGAGACCCCGCTCCCGGCCTTCGTGACCTGCACGCACTAGGGGTGGTAGGGGTGCTCCCCTTCAGCCGGCGTGGTCCCGGATCACCTGGCGGGCCATCTCCGCTCGGGCCGGGGCCAGTTCTGCCGCGACCGCCTGGGCCCGGGGGCCGTCGCAGACGACCAGCGCGGGCTGCGGGTCGGCCGAGGCCAGGCAGCGCCGGCGCAGGTGGGTCGGCGGGTGGGTGTCGTCGACGCTGTGCCCGCGCCGGGCCGAGACCCGGCGCAGCCGCTCGTACTCGCTCTCGGGGACGGAGCCGATCCGCGCGGCCAGCCGTTCCCACAGCTCACGCTCGGCGGCCTCGCGCACCTCGCGGCCCCCCGGCCCGCCACCGGCCCGGGCCACCGCCATCGACTCGCGCCGCAGGTGCGCCTCGACGGCGGCGGCGACCAGCAGCCGGTCCAGCAGCGTGACGGCCGCCCCGCCGGAACCGGCACGGGCCGCGCCGGTGTCGGCCAGGTACTCCGCACGCTGCGAAGCCCGCAGGGTCAGGCCGTCGAGCAGGCGGATCAGCCCGTAGACCGTCCAGCGGGGCAGGAACGTCACGGCGTGCATGAACCAGTCCATGAGGGTCCCGCGATGCACCGGGACCAGGACCGCGTGCCATTCGGCCAGGGACCGCAGGGCCCCGTTCATCAGGAACGAGGAGCGGATGTCGCCGTTCGCGAAGTGCCCGAGCTCGTGCCCCAGCAGGGCCACCCGCTCCTGCGGCGTGAGGATCTCCCACAGCCCGAGGCCCAGGCACATCACGCGCCGGCCGCGGTAGCCGTAGGCGCTCACCCAGGCGTTGGGGGAGGAGTCCACCACCACTGCGTGCACCCCCGTCGTCCCGACGGCGGCCCCCACCTCGTCGATCAGCCCGAAGAGCTCGGGGGCGTCCGCCCGGTACAGCACCACCGGCCCGCTCGGGGCCCGGCCCGGCCGCGGCATCAGCACCGCCACGGCCACCAGGAGCACGACGCCGAGCACCGGCTGGATGCCGGTGTGCCAGCCGCCGATGATCAGCACGACCGCGGCCAGGAACAGGCCCGCGGTGACCCCGTGCACCAGCAGGGCGAGCCCGAAGGCCAGGACGGTCGACCCGCCCGGACCGACCCGGCCGGTCCCGCTCCCGCCCCGTCCGATCTCCTCGGCCAGCTGCTCCCCGTACCGCGCGGCCAGGCGTCGCCGGACCTTCGCGAGCCGGCCCCGCTCCGGATCCGGGGCGCCCGGGTCCACGTTCCAGTCGCAGGCCGCGCACCAGGTGACGTACGACGGGTGCGCGGTGACCTCGGTCCCGCACTCCGGGCACGGCCGCACCTCCGGGGCGTCCGTCGCCCCGGCGCTCTGTCTCACGGTTTCCATGTCCGCTGATCCCCTCCCCGCCGCGGACCTGCTGTGATCCGCGGTCCGCGCAGGATAGAGCGGCCCGGACAGGCCTTCGCGGCCGCCCGGGGATGGACGGTTTTGGTCGGGGAGCGTGCGGCTTGTGACACTACGAGGGTGAACGCGACCGACTTGTTCCACCAGACGCTGCGCGAGCGGATCGCCCCGGCGCTGCGCGATGCGGGTTTCACCGGCACCGGGCTGGAGTACCGGCTCCGCGCCGCCGAACCCGACCACGCGCTGCTCGGCTTCCAGCGGAGCGCTTCGTCCGGGGCCGCCGAGTGCAGGTTCACCGTCAACCTGCGCGCGGTCCCGTACGAGGAACACGAGGCGCTGCGGCGGCTGCGGCCGGCCCTCGGGACCCGGCTCAGCGCCAACCGCGTCGGCCCCGTCGGCTGGCACGCCAGGATCGGACACCTCCTCGGTCATCCGCACGACCACTGGTGGAGCATCACCGACGAGCGCACCGCCGCCCGCGTCGCGGACGAGGTCACGGACGCGGTGCTGCGCCACGCCGTTCCCGCCCTCTGGGGCGAGGTGACCGACCGGCCCCCGCTGCCGGGGCCCGTGGTGGATCCGGTACCCGACTGCCTGGACCCGGTGTGCCTGCGCGTGGACAGCGGTCCGTTCCCCGTCACGAGCGGAGTGGCCCCCCTGCCCGTGGACCTGGAGGGCGCCCTGGTCCTGGAGACGGGCGAACGGCGCAGGGCCTCGCCCTTCCTCACCGTCCACGACGAGCTGACCGACGCGGAAGCCCGCATCGTCATCGACGCCCCCTGGCGGCTGGAGCAGCCGCTCTTCGGCTCGGTCCGGGTCGGCATCGCCGCCGACGGCGACGTCCGGGTCTCCGCCAGCCCGGGCAGCATGCTCCCCGGCCATCCCCTGGCGCTCCTCGGCGAACTGGCCCTGTGCCGGATCAACACGGCCGAGGTCGCCGGCAACGGCTCCCTGCGGCTCACCTTCGAACGGGGCACCCCGCGCGAGGCCTGCCTCACCGTCTCCGGAGCCCCGCACGCGCTGACCGTCGGCGCGCCCTGGCACATCGAAGGCTGGACGCCGGCCCGCATCTGAGGGCCTCGACGAGGAGCTTCGGTTTCCGGGGGCCGGGCATGAGTTGATCTTATGCTCAGGTTTACGCGAGTCCGCTGGTTTTGAGACCGATGAGCGACTTTGATGGGTTTGCCAGGCCTCGTACCGGAGCAGGGGGACCACTCATGGGCACCGAACACAGCCAGAAGGACCGCGCGGGCAGCACGGACGGCACTGACGGGGGCGTCGAGGGCGGGGGCGCCGCGGGCGAGGGCAGCGCCGACGGGGGCAGCGCCACCACCACCGCACCCACCCTCATCGGTTCCGTGCAGCGGGCGTTGCGGCTCGTGGAAGCGATGTACGCGGAGGGCGGGGCGACGGCCAAGCGCCTGTCCCGGCTCACCGGAATCCCGCTGCCCACCGTTTACCACCTGCTGCGCACCCTCAGCCACGAGGGCTACGTACAACGCGAGGGCGGGGCCTTCCGGCTCTCGGACGATCTGCCGCTCGCGTCGTGACGGCGGGGCCGCGGGGGGCGTTTGAGGCGCACGATCCAAAAGAATGATCAAAAGAGGAGGGGTTCCGGCCAAGCTGTCACGTGCCATCGCGCATGTTCCAGCGGAAAATGCCAGAACGCCCTTTCGTAGTGTGGAAGTTGAGTAAGTTCCCTTCTGTCGCGCCGCACGACCGTGCACCACGCACGGTCCGGCCGGGAGGGGAGTCCGCGTGCCCGGGATCGACGAATGCCTGCTCGAAGCCATGGCCCTGCCTGGTGCCAGGGGGGCCGCGCTGGTCGATTGGAGCAGCGGCCTGGCCCTCGGCACCGCCGGGGAATCACCGGTGGGGGACCACGAGACCACCGCGGCCGAGACCGCCGAACTGGCCCGGGCGGCCGCCGAGTACGAGTCCTTCGCCCCGGACGGAACCGAGGCGCAGGACGGCGCCGGGCCGCCCGTGGAGGACCTCATCGTCACCACCCGGACCGGCTACCACGTACTCCGATTCGTCGAGACCAGCTTCGACAGCAGCGTGTTCCTGCACCTGTGGCTCGACCGGACCGACGGAAACCTCGCCCTCGCCCGGCACAGACTCCGGGCCCTGGCCGAGGAGCTGGTGCTGAAGTGACCGCCGTCGCCACCGTCGCCGTCTCCCCGCTGCTCACCCGGCTCGCCGCCGAGCGGGCGACCGGCGCCCTGTTCCGCGAGCGCGGCACCCTCTTCCTGGAGGACGGCCGCGTGGTGCACGCGGAGAGCCCGGCCACCCCGGGACTCGACGTCCTGCTCACCACCGGCGGGGGCCTCACCCCCGAGCGCTGGACCGAAGCCGTGAACGAGGCCGGCGCCCGCCGCCAGGTCGCCCGCTTCCTCGTCGACAGCGGCGGGCTCGCAGGCGGCGAACTGGAGATATGCCACCTCGCCGCGATCTTCGACGCCGCCTTCTTCGCGCTCTCCCCGGGCAGCGGCCCCTCCCGCTTCCGGCGCGGGGCCACCCACTGGATCGGCTCCGTCCGCTCCGTACCGGCCGCCGCCGTCGAGCGGGAGACCTGCCGCCGCCGGGAGCTGCTCGACGCGGTCTGGCCCTACCCGCTGCTGGACACCTCCCCGGTCGTGCCCCGGCCCGCCGCCCCCGGGCAGACGATCACCGCCCGCCAGCGGATCCTGCTCGACCGCGCCGACGGGGTCCGGACACCGGCGGACCTCGCCTGGGTGCTGGGCCGCCCGGCCTTCCACACCCTGCTCGACGTACGGCGCCTCGCGGCGGCCGGGCTGGTCGAAACCCCGCACGCACCGGCGCCCGCCGCCGCCGCGGAGGCGCCGCTGCCCGACTGGATGACGCAGGCGCAGTCCCCGGACGTGGCGTTGCTGCGCCGGTTACGCGACGCACTGGAGGCAAGCCTGTGAGGCTCCCGCTGCGAGCCGCCCAGCGCGGCGACCGTTCCGAGCGGCGGCAGTCCGAAAGGAGAAGGTCCGACATGAGTACCGTGCCCGCCGAAGCCGAGGCCGAGATACTCGCCGAGCTCCGACGGCTGCGGGCCCGCGTCCCGCAGCTGGGCGGTGCCCTGGCCGCGAGCGTCGACGGCCTGGTCCTGGCCCACGACAGCGCCGCCACCGAGGCGGAATCCGTCGCGGCCCTGACCGCCGCTGCCCTGGGAGTGGCCCAGCGGCTCAGCGACTGCACCGGGCAGGGCGGGTTCCGCGAGCTGCTCGTGCGCGGAGAGGACGGCTACGTCGCCACCTACGCGGCGGGCGACGCGGCCGTGCTGACCCTGATCGCGGAGCCGCGCGTCAACGTCGGACGGCTCCACCTGGAGGCCCGCCGTTCCAGCCTGCGCATAGCGGAGCTGATCGATCACAGCCTCGGCCGCCGCGGCCCGGGCGCGGGCTCCGGCACCGGCTCCTGATCCCCTCGACCACGTACATCCGTACCGACCGAACAGAACGACCGGAACCACCGGACACGGAAAAGAAAGAGGAACCCCCATGGCCAACGTGGAGACATCGCTCAAGGAAGCCACCACCAGCATCGACGGCGTGCTCGGCGTCGCCCTGGTCGACTGCAGCAGCGGTATGGCCCTCGGCACCGTCGGCGGCGGAAAGGACCTCGACCTCACGGTCGCCGCCGCGGGCAACACCGACGTGGTGCGGGCCAAGCTCCGCACGATGGAGATGCTGGGCCTGAAGGACGAGATCGAGGACGTCCTCATCACGCTCGGAACCCAGTACCACCTGATCCGGCTCATGAAGGGCCGGGGCTCGGCCGGACTCTTCCTCTACCTGGCGCTCGACAAGACGCGGGCGAACCTCGCGATGGCCCGGCACCAGCTGAAGAAGATCGAGGCAGAGCTGGAAGTCTGATTCGATGACGGCGAGGTGGCGGGCGGCTGAACTCATTGCCGCCCGCCCCGGCGGCTTCTCACTTATGTCCGAGACGACCGGATTTTATCATCTCGTTACAGAGTAAGATGCTGTAATCGGCTGATCATCAATATTGTTAGTAAGCTGGAGAACTCGCCGCCCATGCCCCCGCGCCTGAGTATCGTCGTCCCCGTCTACAACGTCGAGCTTTACCTCGACGAGTGCCTGGAGTCCATCGCAGCACAGACATTCGACGACTTCGAAGTCGTGCTCGTCGACGACGGTTCCACCGACGGCAGCGCGGCACTCGCCCAGGCGTTCGCCGACCGCGACGACCGCTTCCGGCTGGTCCTCCAGAAGAACGCGGGACTCGGCGCGGCCCGCAACGTGGGCGCCCGCCACATCAGCCCGGGCAGCGAGTACCTGGCCTTCGTCGACAGCGACGACACCATGCCGCCGTACGCGTACCAGCGCATGATCGACGCCCTCGACGAGACCGGCTCCGACTTCGCGGCCGGCAACGTCAAGCGCTTCCGCTCCGTCGGCATGCAGCAGTCCTGGGGCCACCGCGTCGCCTTCGCCGCGACCCGGCTGAAGACCCACATCTCCAAGTTCCCGGCGCTGGTCACCGACCGCACCGCGTGGAACAAGGTCTACCGGCGCAGCTTCTGGGACGAGCACGCCTTCCAGTACCCGGAAGGCATCCTCTACGAGGACGCGCCCGTCTCCATTCCCGCGCACTACTTCGCCAAGAGCGTCGACGTCATCGGTGAGTGCGTCTACCACTGGCGCGTCCGCGAAACCGGCGAGCGCTCCATCACCCAGCGCTCCACCGACCCGGTCTCGGTCATCGACCGCGTGACCTCCGTCCGCCTGGTCCGCGAGGCGCTCCAGAGCAAGCAGGGCGCCGCCTACACCCGCTACCTGCGCGACTACGACCGCAACGTGCTGAGCGAGGAACTCCCGCTCATCTACAAGTACGTTCCCGAGGCCGGCGCCGAGTTCCGTGCCGCCTTCGCCAAGGAGGCCGGCGGCCTGGTCCGCGAGATCGGCCCCGGGCTGTGGCCCGACCTGACGGTCGCCGACCGGCTCAAGGCCTACCTCGCCGGGGAGGGCCGGATCGAGGAGTTCGTGGCCCTCGTCCAGCACCAGCGGGACTTCACCTACAGCGTGCCGGTCAAGGGACTGGCCCGCCCGCAAGCCGACTACCCGTTCCTCAAGGCACCGGTCCCCGCCAAGGTCCTCACCCTCGGCCCGCGCGAACGCCGCGTCGTCAGCCGCGTCGAGCAGGCCCACTGGGCCGACGGCAAGCTGCTGCTGCGCGGCTACGCCCTCCCCGGACACCTGGGCGCCGAGAGCCGCCTCGGCTCGCGCAAGATGCTGGTCTTCCGCGAGAACGGCAAGCGCCGCCGCACCGTCCTCACCACCCGTACGGTCGCCTCCCCGATGGCCACCGTGAACTCCCCGCACCTCGCCCTGCGCCACGCCGACTGGGCCGGTTTCACCGCCGTGATCGACCCCACCGCCTTCCAGACGGGCGGGAAGTGGAACGAAGGCGTGTGGAGCACCTCCGTCGCCGTCACCGGCGCCGGCGGACTGCACCGCGCCCGGCTCAAGGGCGGCGAGCACGACAGCGGACAGAACCCGCCCGCCCACTGGGTCGCCCCGGACGTGCGGATCGTCCCCAGCGTCACCGGGACCTTCAGCGTCCAGGTGGAGATCGTCCGCGCCCGCGCCCTGGACGTCCGCCCGGCCGGCGACGACGCCGTCGAGGTGGCCGGCGAGCTCGCCGCCGAGGTCGGCGCCGGAGCCGCCCTGCGCGCCGTGCACGTCTCCACCCGCACCGCGCTCACCTTCCCGCTGGAGACCGCCCCCGCCGTCACCGGCGGCCGGATCCCCTTCACCGTGCGCGTGCCGCTGGCCGACCTGGCCGCCGTCCCGGACGCCCCCGTCGTGCCCGGCGAGTGGAGCCCGGAACCGTGGAGCCTGTCCGTGACCGCCGCCGACGGCACCGAGCACCGGCTGGCGCACGACGAGCGCGCCGGCTTCGCCGGACTGGTCCTCGCGCTGCCCGGGAAGGAGCCCGGCCGGGCCCTCTTCGCCAAGCGCGGCACTACCGGACACCTGACCTTCTCGGTCCAGGTCTCCCCGCCGCTGGTCGACACCGTCGAGGCCAAGGACGGTGCGTTCACGCTCCGGGGCCGGTTCGTCGCCCCCCTGGACGAGCCCTACGAGCTGGTCCTGCACGACCCGACCGGCCTGGAGTTCAGCTACCCCGTCACCCGCGACGGCGACACCTTCGAAGCCTCCTTCGAGCCGGTGCTCCCCGAGAGCCGGGCCGGCCGCACCCCGCTGCCGCAAGGCCGCTGGTGGCCCACGCTGCGCCCGGTCTCCCAGGGCGGGGCCACCGCCGGCCTGCTCGGCGTCGACCGCGGCGCCCCGCTGCAGTTCGCCCCGACCGCCCTGCACGCGGGACCCCACGCCGTCACGGCCCGGGGCCGCCGGATACGGGTCGAATCCCGCCTCTACGACCGCGTCGCGCTGATCGCCGATCCGATGATCAGCCCGCACGATCGCTCGCGCTACGCGCAGCGGATCGCGCGCGACGTGACGTACCCGGCGCAGAGCGCCCTGCCGGTCAAGGACATCGTGGTCTACGACGCCTTCCAGGGGCACAGCGCCGGAGACTCGCCGCGCGCCATCCACGAGGAACTCCTGCGGCGCGGCGAGCAGCTGGAACACGTCTGGCTGGTCCGCGACGGCCGGGCCGAGGTCCCGGAGACCGCCCGCGCGGTCCAGTACGACAGCCTCGAATCCTGGGACGTGCTCGCGCGGGCCCGGTACTACGTGGTCAACGACAGCGTGCCGCGCGCCTTCCGCCGGCGTCCCGGCCAGACCGTCGTGCAGACGTGGCACGGTACGCCGCTGAAGCAGATCGGCCACGACTTCATGCACGACTACTACACCAGCCCCGAGGTGCTGGACGCGCTGGAGCACGACAGCGCGCAGTGGTCGCTGCTCGCCTCCCCGGGCTCGTACGCCACCCCGGTCCTGAAGCGGGCGCTCGGCTACGGCGGCGAGGTCATCGAGTCCGGCAGCCCGCGCACGGACGCGCTGGTACGGCCCGACGCGGACCGGATCGCGGACGTCCGGCGCCGGCTCGGCCTGCCGGAGGGCAAGAAGGTCGTGCTGTACATGCCCACGTGGCGGGAGAACCGCCTGGGCTGGACGGTCACCTCCGGCTACAAGCTCGACCTGCAGATCGACCTGGACGCGGCCCGCCGTGAGCTCGGCGAGGACCACATCCTGCTGATCCGCGGCCACCACAAGGTCACCGAGCAGGTGCGCGAAGGCGTCCGCGACGGGTTCGTCGTCGACGTGTCGCGCTGGCCCGACGCCACCGACCTGCTGCTCGTCGCCGACGTGCTGATCTCGGACTACTCCTCCGCGATCTTCGACTTCGCGCACACCGACCGGCCCGTCCTGCTCTTCGCCTACGACCTGGAGCACTACCGGGACACCCTGCGCGGGTTCACCTTCGACCTGGAGAAGAAGGCCCCGGGCCCGCTGCTCAGGGACTCGGCGAGCCTGATCGAGGCCGTGCGGAACGTGGACGCGGTGGGCGCGGAGTACGCGCAGGCGCGTGCGGCGTTCCGGGAGGAGTTCTGCGACCTGGACGACGGCCAGGCGGCCCGCCGGATCGTCGATCGCATGCTCGAGATGTAACCCGCAGGAGTGCATTCCAGACGGGATACGGACCGGTCCCGGCCCCACCGATGAGTTTCGGGGCCGGGACCGGTCTGTATGTGCGGGACGGATTCCCCCCACCCGCACACCCTGGAGGCAGTCATGGCGAGCAACCCCTTCACCACGTGTCTGTGGTTCGACGGCGCGGCGGAGGCCGCCGCCGACTACTACCTGTCCGTCTTCAAGGACGGCAAGCGCGGCCGCGTCGGCCTCTACCCCGAGGGGAGCCCCGGCGTCGCGGGCGAGGTCATGGTCGTCGAGTTCGAGATCAACGGCCAGAGGTTCGTCGGTCTCAACGGCGGCCCGCAGTTCCCCTTCACCGAGGCCGTCTCCTTCCAGATCCACTGCGCCGACGACGCCGAGGCCGACTACTACTACGAGGCCCTGACCGGCGACGGCGGCCAGGAATCCGCCTGCGGCTGGGTCAAGGACAAGTTCGGGCTGTCCTGGCAGGTCATCCCGGCCGGGGCCATCGAGCTGATCTCCGACCCCGACCCGGGGCGGGCCGCGCGGGCGACGGCCGCGATGATGAAGATGAAGAAGCTCGACGTGGCGGAGATGCGGCGGGCGGCCGACGCCGGCTGAGGCGTCAGCGGAGCACGTCCTCCGAGGCGATCCGCGCCAGCAGGGCGGGCAGAGCCGTCCCGATGGGCTCGCGGATCACCTCGTCGGCGAGGTGGTCGTACGGGGTCTCCTCGGCGTTCACGATGATCAGGCGGGCCCCCGCCTCCGCGGCCATCCCGGCCAGCGAGGCCGCGGGCTGCACCTGCAGCGTCGAGCCCACGGCCACGAAGACCTGGCACCCCTTGGCGATCGCCACGGCCCCGGCGAGCACCTCGGGGTCCAGCCGCTCCCCGAACATCACGGTCGCCGCCTTCAGGATCCCGCCGCACGCGAGGCAGGCCGGATCCGGCTCACCGGCGGCGATCCGGGCCAGCGCCTCGTCCATGCCGGTACGGGCACGGCAGACCGTGCACACCACGGCCCGCGCCGTGCCGTGCAGTTCGAACACCTTGCGCGCGGAGGTCCCGGCGAGCTGGTGCAGCCCGTCCACGTTCTGCGTGATCACCCGCAGCGGGATCCCGGCACGCTCCAGATCGGCGACGGCGAGGTGCGCGGCGTTCGGCCGCGCCCCCAGGGCCCCGATCTCGGCGCGCATCAGCCAGGACCGGCGCCGGATCTCCGGATCGGCCATGTAGGAGGAGTAGGTCACGAGCTTCTCGGCGTCGGGCTCCCGGCGCCACAAACCCTGCGGCCCCCGATAGTCGGGAATCCCCGAATCGGTGGACATCCCGGCCCCACTGAACACTGCGACGAGCGGCTTTCCCATGGGGCCGACTCTAGGCAGCCCGGACGGTGTTCTCCACGGGGTTTCGGGTGGTGCCCCTCCTCCGCGCGGATCTCCGTAGGGTGGCGGCATGCAGACCACCGTCCTGTACTGCTCCGATCCGCTGAACGGGCGCCGTCCCGACGCCCACTTCGCCGAGGAGGCCCGCGCGGTGCGCGCCGCCGGAGGCGGTGTCGCGCTCATCGACCACGACGCGCTGCTCGCCGGGGACGCCGGCCGGGCCGTGGCCGGGGTGCCCGCCGGGGCGGGGGCGCTCTGGTACCGGGGCTGGATGATTCCGGCGGCCCGGTACGCCGCACTCGACGCGGCCCTGCGCGAGCGCGGCGGCGGACTCCGCGTCACCCCGGACGCGTACCGGCGCGCCCACGAACTCCCCGGCTGGTACGAGGCGTTCGCCGGGCTGACCCCGCCCAGCCGCTGGCTGGCGACACCCCCGGGGAAGACCCCGGAGCCGGCCCGGCTCGCGGACGCC is a window encoding:
- a CDS encoding TetR/AcrR family transcriptional regulator — encoded protein: MRQNPERRAALLDAAIEVLAREGSRGLTLRAVDAEAGVPTGTASNYFAHRAQLLVQILHRTRERLTPDPADLTGPFDTKVLLHRLLERMRRERSVHTAMLELRLEATRRPELQEALAGFQGAELEANIAWHLEAGLPGDRQGVVLIYLAMLGLIVDDLTVPGLLGPHDVEGLIGTMVERLLPEAPAD
- a CDS encoding DUF6461 domain-containing protein — its product is MADITRQGAGDGARGCDGGIQWLADWSAWYVSLTFARGIGPEELAARLGALPDLRPGPLGAIDAWSMVTETVDGDGVARVGSWGGWSFAVEHGVPAGAQRLAEVSRSGAEAVYLDPQPDHPPKQFAYARDGELVCCFGIGEEHWRGGHRPDFLLPELVEAKILTPDGCYARPEDEPSGERDRLTLAVLEHRFALSLPRRLVEETPLPAFVTCTH
- a CDS encoding M48 family metallopeptidase; this translates as METVRQSAGATDAPEVRPCPECGTEVTAHPSYVTWCAACDWNVDPGAPDPERGRLAKVRRRLAARYGEQLAEEIGRGGSGTGRVGPGGSTVLAFGLALLVHGVTAGLFLAAVVLIIGGWHTGIQPVLGVVLLVAVAVLMPRPGRAPSGPVVLYRADAPELFGLIDEVGAAVGTTGVHAVVVDSSPNAWVSAYGYRGRRVMCLGLGLWEILTPQERVALLGHELGHFANGDIRSSFLMNGALRSLAEWHAVLVPVHRGTLMDWFMHAVTFLPRWTVYGLIRLLDGLTLRASQRAEYLADTGAARAGSGGAAVTLLDRLLVAAAVEAHLRRESMAVARAGGGPGGREVREAAERELWERLAARIGSVPESEYERLRRVSARRGHSVDDTHPPTHLRRRCLASADPQPALVVCDGPRAQAVAAELAPARAEMARQVIRDHAG
- a CDS encoding DUF4304 domain-containing protein, producing MNATDLFHQTLRERIAPALRDAGFTGTGLEYRLRAAEPDHALLGFQRSASSGAAECRFTVNLRAVPYEEHEALRRLRPALGTRLSANRVGPVGWHARIGHLLGHPHDHWWSITDERTAARVADEVTDAVLRHAVPALWGEVTDRPPLPGPVVDPVPDCLDPVCLRVDSGPFPVTSGVAPLPVDLEGALVLETGERRRASPFLTVHDELTDAEARIVIDAPWRLEQPLFGSVRVGIAADGDVRVSASPGSMLPGHPLALLGELALCRINTAEVAGNGSLRLTFERGTPREACLTVSGAPHALTVGAPWHIEGWTPARI
- a CDS encoding transcriptional regulator — its product is MTAVATVAVSPLLTRLAAERATGALFRERGTLFLEDGRVVHAESPATPGLDVLLTTGGGLTPERWTEAVNEAGARRQVARFLVDSGGLAGGELEICHLAAIFDAAFFALSPGSGPSRFRRGATHWIGSVRSVPAAAVERETCRRRELLDAVWPYPLLDTSPVVPRPAAPGQTITARQRILLDRADGVRTPADLAWVLGRPAFHTLLDVRRLAAAGLVETPHAPAPAAAAEAPLPDWMTQAQSPDVALLRRLRDALEASL
- a CDS encoding roadblock/LC7 domain-containing protein, which encodes MSTVPAEAEAEILAELRRLRARVPQLGGALAASVDGLVLAHDSAATEAESVAALTAAALGVAQRLSDCTGQGGFRELLVRGEDGYVATYAAGDAAVLTLIAEPRVNVGRLHLEARRSSLRIAELIDHSLGRRGPGAGSGTGS
- a CDS encoding bifunctional glycosyltransferase family 2 protein/CDP-glycerol:glycerophosphate glycerophosphotransferase, encoding MPPRLSIVVPVYNVELYLDECLESIAAQTFDDFEVVLVDDGSTDGSAALAQAFADRDDRFRLVLQKNAGLGAARNVGARHISPGSEYLAFVDSDDTMPPYAYQRMIDALDETGSDFAAGNVKRFRSVGMQQSWGHRVAFAATRLKTHISKFPALVTDRTAWNKVYRRSFWDEHAFQYPEGILYEDAPVSIPAHYFAKSVDVIGECVYHWRVRETGERSITQRSTDPVSVIDRVTSVRLVREALQSKQGAAYTRYLRDYDRNVLSEELPLIYKYVPEAGAEFRAAFAKEAGGLVREIGPGLWPDLTVADRLKAYLAGEGRIEEFVALVQHQRDFTYSVPVKGLARPQADYPFLKAPVPAKVLTLGPRERRVVSRVEQAHWADGKLLLRGYALPGHLGAESRLGSRKMLVFRENGKRRRTVLTTRTVASPMATVNSPHLALRHADWAGFTAVIDPTAFQTGGKWNEGVWSTSVAVTGAGGLHRARLKGGEHDSGQNPPAHWVAPDVRIVPSVTGTFSVQVEIVRARALDVRPAGDDAVEVAGELAAEVGAGAALRAVHVSTRTALTFPLETAPAVTGGRIPFTVRVPLADLAAVPDAPVVPGEWSPEPWSLSVTAADGTEHRLAHDERAGFAGLVLALPGKEPGRALFAKRGTTGHLTFSVQVSPPLVDTVEAKDGAFTLRGRFVAPLDEPYELVLHDPTGLEFSYPVTRDGDTFEASFEPVLPESRAGRTPLPQGRWWPTLRPVSQGGATAGLLGVDRGAPLQFAPTALHAGPHAVTARGRRIRVESRLYDRVALIADPMISPHDRSRYAQRIARDVTYPAQSALPVKDIVVYDAFQGHSAGDSPRAIHEELLRRGEQLEHVWLVRDGRAEVPETARAVQYDSLESWDVLARARYYVVNDSVPRAFRRRPGQTVVQTWHGTPLKQIGHDFMHDYYTSPEVLDALEHDSAQWSLLASPGSYATPVLKRALGYGGEVIESGSPRTDALVRPDADRIADVRRRLGLPEGKKVVLYMPTWRENRLGWTVTSGYKLDLQIDLDAARRELGEDHILLIRGHHKVTEQVREGVRDGFVVDVSRWPDATDLLLVADVLISDYSSAIFDFAHTDRPVLLFAYDLEHYRDTLRGFTFDLEKKAPGPLLRDSASLIEAVRNVDAVGAEYAQARAAFREEFCDLDDGQAARRIVDRMLEM
- a CDS encoding VOC family protein — encoded protein: MASNPFTTCLWFDGAAEAAADYYLSVFKDGKRGRVGLYPEGSPGVAGEVMVVEFEINGQRFVGLNGGPQFPFTEAVSFQIHCADDAEADYYYEALTGDGGQESACGWVKDKFGLSWQVIPAGAIELISDPDPGRAARATAAMMKMKKLDVAEMRRAADAG